A genomic segment from Myxococcota bacterium encodes:
- a CDS encoding FAD-dependent monooxygenase has product MPDVAIAGAGPAGAALAHALARSGLEVALVERQRDFEREFRGEALMPSGVDAIRQLGLGAPFDALPHRTPEAVDVYRGGVRVARGAFPREGEGAPRLVPQPPLLEMLVRECERFPGFRFVRGEAVRELASEGGRCRGLVLASGERIAADVVVGADGRTSVVRRKAGLHAERDPEPFDVVWFKVPMPAYLEARGHPVNAWLGRGHFAIAFPTADGRLQTGWIIDKGGFPHLRDRGVDAWVEAMADHVDDDFAAHLRAHRGALERPFVLDVVCDRMPRWSAPGVVLVGDAAHPMSPVAGQGLNLALRDALVAANHLVGTLRRTRDPDAVDAACAAVQAEREPEVAWVQRFQRAAPNVLLQRRWWGRVLLRALPFVVRGQVARPRGGYFFRRLAFGVTDVRLRV; this is encoded by the coding sequence ATGCCCGACGTCGCCATCGCGGGAGCCGGCCCGGCGGGTGCCGCGCTCGCGCACGCGCTCGCGCGCAGCGGCCTCGAGGTCGCGCTCGTCGAGCGCCAGCGCGACTTCGAGCGCGAGTTCCGCGGCGAGGCGCTCATGCCGAGCGGCGTCGACGCGATCCGCCAGCTCGGCCTCGGCGCGCCGTTCGACGCGCTGCCCCACCGCACGCCCGAGGCCGTCGACGTCTACCGCGGCGGCGTGCGCGTCGCGCGCGGCGCGTTCCCGCGCGAGGGCGAGGGCGCCCCGCGCCTCGTTCCCCAGCCGCCGCTGCTCGAGATGCTCGTGCGCGAGTGCGAGCGCTTCCCGGGCTTCCGCTTCGTGCGCGGCGAGGCCGTGCGCGAGCTCGCGAGCGAGGGCGGGCGCTGTCGCGGGCTCGTGCTCGCGAGCGGCGAGCGGATCGCGGCGGACGTCGTCGTCGGCGCCGACGGCCGCACCTCGGTCGTGCGGCGCAAGGCGGGCCTGCACGCCGAGCGCGACCCCGAGCCCTTCGACGTCGTGTGGTTCAAGGTGCCGATGCCCGCCTACCTGGAGGCGCGCGGGCACCCGGTGAACGCGTGGCTCGGACGCGGGCACTTCGCGATCGCGTTCCCGACGGCCGACGGCCGCCTTCAGACGGGCTGGATCATCGACAAGGGCGGCTTCCCGCACCTGCGCGATCGCGGCGTCGACGCGTGGGTCGAGGCGATGGCCGACCACGTCGACGACGACTTCGCCGCGCACCTGCGCGCGCACCGCGGCGCGCTCGAGCGGCCCTTCGTGCTCGACGTCGTGTGCGATCGCATGCCGCGCTGGTCGGCGCCGGGCGTGGTGCTCGTCGGCGACGCCGCGCACCCGATGTCGCCCGTCGCCGGCCAGGGGCTCAACCTCGCGCTGCGCGATGCCCTGGTCGCCGCGAACCACCTGGTCGGGACGCTGCGCCGCACGCGCGACCCCGATGCGGTCGACGCCGCGTGCGCGGCCGTGCAGGCCGAGCGCGAGCCCGAGGTCGCGTGGGTGCAGCGCTTCCAGCGCGCGGCGCCGAACGTGCTGCTCCAGCGCCGCTGGTGGGGTCGCGTGCTGCTGCGCGCGCTCCCCTTCGTGGTGCGCGGCCAGGTGGCCCGACCGCGAGGCGGCTACTTCTTCCGCCGCCTCGCGTTCGGGGTCACCGACGTCCGCTTGCGCGTCTGA